In Setaria italica strain Yugu1 chromosome IX, Setaria_italica_v2.0, whole genome shotgun sequence, the genomic stretch aggggtttcccaaacacccccttatgcTGTCGGTTCAACAAGTGGCCATCTCAACCTGTTTGTATGCTGAGATTGCTGATTGATCCGCTATTCCGCTGTCATGTCATTGAACAGAAACAGATGCCGCCATTCCGGTTTTCAGATGAACAGACAAACGAATGAACAAATCAGAGCGAAACAATTCGACCCTTCCTAACAGACCCCAAAGCTAGCGAGGAAAAACTGAATCATTGACAATCAATCGGGCGCAGTGTCCAGCACTGGCACACGAGCAATTCTCATATCGACAGGAAAAAATGGCACGGCCTACACCTCTGATCCTAAAAAACCCTACATAAACTGAGCGACCTCTCCGCGGAAGTAACGGCGCCGCACGCCCGCACTACGGCGCGAGCACGAAGGATCCGGCCAGGAGCAGCGCCGCCGAGACCAGCCGGCGCGCCGCGAACGACGAGCGCGGCGCCGCAGCAGACACCCCCATCTTGTGGTGCGGAGTCTGCTCCCTGTCACGAAACAAATTGGAACGAACGAGCACAGAGCATCAGCAAACAATTGCAGGGTGTGGGGAAGTTGAGCTGAAGAAGAAGCTGGTGATCTGCGGCGGGGCCATACTTCTGGTACTTGTGGAGCTGGCCGCAGTAGAGCGCGTTGCCGGGGATGGCCATCTCGGTCTTGTTGCCGGTGTCCTCCGGGTTGACGACCCTGACGTAGACCTCCTGCCCCAGGTACCACGAGTCCAGGTTCTCGGACCGCACATTCCAGATGCCGACGTTGTCCAGGGACACCAGCACCGCCGCCCACGCGCCCGGGTACACCTGGATCGTGCTGCGCGCCACGCCGTCGCCCTTGTTGTACGTGCCCCGGCTGTCCTCCGTCCACTCGCCGTAGTCCATCCTGCACGCGCATGCATCGACGACGGACACGGGCCAGGGCTTTAGTATCTCTCTATCTATCCAAGATCGGCAACAACACGTACCGGCGTCAACCGATCGATCGGTTAATTTTTACCCGACGACGAAGAAGGCGTATCCGTCCATGTGGTAGCTCTGCATCCTGGTGTCGTTGTTCTGGAAGATGAGCTCCATGAACCCGCGGTAGGTGCCGTTGATGATGGACCGCGCGATCCGTggcgcggcgcccggcggcggccgctccggGAAGTCGAGCGTGTACACGCCCTCCACCCCGTACGCGTCCGCCAGCCGCAGCGGCGTCTCCGGCGGCGCGTAGGAGAGCCCGTTCagcgtcgcgcgccgccgcccgccgatcGACACCGGCGCCGTGCTCCGCAGCAGGTACGCCTGCGTCACGTTGATGGCCGAGTACCGGAATGAGCCCTGCGGGTTGggacgcgccgcgccggcgctcaGGTTCCACCGGACGGAGCGCGCCTGGTTCATGGAGAAGGTCCGGTCGTCCCGGTCCTGGGGAGGGTCCGGGAGCGGGCCGGAGGCGGGGCCGCCGGAGTTGGAGTAGCGGAGCACGGCGACGCCGGTGACGCGGCGCCACAGGGACTCGTTCACCTGCCGGGCGCTGGCCACGATGTAGTAGTCGGAGCTGGCGTTCTGGTCCGTGGTGACGAGGAAGGAGTAGGACTGGCCGACGTGGACGTCCAGGTTGGTGTAGTTCTGCTGCGTCGTGTAGGAGCCCTCCGTCTCGACCAGCAGCATGTTGTGGCCCTGGATCCGGAAGTTGAGGCTCGTCGACGTGCCCACGTTGTGCACCCGGATGCGGTACGTCCTGCCTGCGCCATCATCAATCGGCCATTGTAACTTTGTAAGTGGTGGTAGCATCACTGAATTTATTGAGCTTATCAGGCAGCTCCGTATGATCTCGGTCGACAACTCGACTTGTGAAAATAGCTAGCAATCTGTAGTGGCAATGGCAACATGGGGCATTCCTGCTCCTGAGGAAGAGGTTcgggcctggtttggtttcccctgcttatttttaacacccgtcacatcgaatgtttagatactaattagaagtattaaacgtagactatttacaaaacccatcacataagtggaggctaaacggcgagacgaatctattaagcctaattagtccatgatttgacaatgtgttgctacagtaaatatttgctaatgatggattaattagacttaattaggcttaatagattcgtctcgccgtttagcctccacttatataatgggttttgtaaatagtctgcgtttaatactcctaattagtatctaaacatttgatgtgacacgtgataaaaataagcaaagggaaccaaacgccccctagcCCCCTAAGTATAGAGATGGCGATGTTTAACATGCGAATTTGTGCAGTAGGAGAAAGCAACACACAAGAAAGCGCCCTGCTGTCAGTACAAGAGTTTTGAGTTGTGACAGAAATCCTAACACAGAGAGTAAACTATACCGACACGTTCAGGAACATAAAAAGAAATGCAGTCAGTTTCCCATTGTTAGCTACTCCGTAGTTTATCAACGGGAAGCTATTGCATGACAacaaaatcttttttttaaaaaatatactcATAACAAACTGACAACAGAACTATACTGACTGGCATTGATACCTGaatgaatcttttttttttgtgcagcGAGCTCACTGGTGCAATATTTGAAGGGAGGTAATTTTTTGGTACATTATGGAAGCATGTCAGCATTCTGCAATCTAACTACCTCttacttccaagttccaacaaaACATTTCTGTCAGTGGATGATTAAGGCTACAGTAAGATGGTGTGGGCTGTGCAGTACCGATATGACTGAAGTGTACGGTGATCAGTCAGAACTAACAGTATAGAGACTAACAAAATCAGAGTACGGCAGCACCAGCCGACTGAAGTCAGCAAGAAAATTCTGAAGTTAACACATCTTACAACACACTCACTCTGCACATTGACCAGCCCTCATTTTACCAGGAAAGTTAGTGCTATGAAACAGGGTGTCAAGATTCTTGTCCTAAGATAAAAACAACGCTCTCACTCTGCACAAAAGCGATGCAACCTGTTCCAGTGCTCCTCCACTTGCTAGCCCATCAGTTTTACAGATTAATGCAGAGATAGTGGTACTAAGTACAGTGCTATCGATTAATTACCCGGATGCACATTGAAGGTCTCGTACTCGATGCCGGCCGGCACAAGGCTGTCGTTGTACCGGTACGGGCCCTTGCCGTTTATCAGCACGCCGTCCGGCATCCCCAGGTCCTTCCCCTTGTCCAGCATCTTCCTTAGATCCTGCAGTAATCCAGAGTGAGAGACAGCTCACTTCTCCAAAACATCCGAGGCTACAGGCATCAAACGGAAACGATGGCATCGAGCTAGTCACTGCTAGCTTGTGAGAGCTATTACCGTGTGGTTCTTGTTGTACCAGTCGCCGATGAGGATGGTGATGTCGCCGTCGGGGCGGCCGAAGGGCACGGCGATGACGTCGCGGTTGTTGACGACGATGCCGCCGAAGCCCCCGGCGGCGCGCTGCAGGCCGGTGGAGGGGAAGTAGAAGAAGCTGCCGATCTGGTCCTTCACCTGGAACTCGTACGTCCAGTTCCAGCCGGACGGGATGGGGCAGTTGGTGCCCAGCACCCCGTCCTGCCAGCAgttcttccggtgctggatcCCGTTCCTGCGTTCCACAACCACAGGCATCGACATACTCACTTGAGCGCGGCAACGCGGGATTTGAAGCTAGCCAAGAGCGTGCGTCTTGGCAGGCGGCGTGCTCACCAGGTGATGAGGAGCGGCTCGTCGAGGTCGTTGAGCACGTTGACGACGACGTTCCAGTTGGTGGTGATGTTCACGACGGGCCCCGGGAACTTGCCGTTGATGCCTATCACCTACCGGCAGCCAGCAGTTTCCGCCAGCTCGTCAGCAACTCAGCACACAGAATGCTCTGACTTGAGAATGTGAAAGGAAAGTCTCGTAAAGGGCCGGCGCGGGTGGCGCTGGCCGGACCGGAGAATGCTTGCCTGCTGCTTGACGCCGAGCGGCGCCGCGGTGACGTACGAGACGTCCCAGTCGAAGAAGGCGTAGGGGTCGGTGGCCAGCGCCGGCCGCAGCGCCAGCAGGGCCGCCACCAGCGCGAGAAGCCGCCGCATCGTCGCGAAGCTCCCGGTCTCGGCTCTCGAGGTCTCGCCCTGGGAATTGGGAAACGAGAGCGCGAGTGGGCACTGGGGGAGAAGGTGGCGGGGAAAGCAAGGCGATATGCGAAGCGGATTtcacttgcagttgcagctgcgggctgcggctgcagtGGTGCACCGCGGCGAGTGAGTGGTCAGTGGCCTGCTGGTGGGGGCAAAGCAATCGATGGGTCACAGGATGGCAGGAAGGATTGGGATCGGGACCGGCCTGGCCTGGCGTGGCGTCGCGTCGGACGGTCCTGAGCGGGCGCGGCGGGGGTGTGCGTGCCGATGCGCGGGCGCGGTCGTTTTACTGTTTGAGTTCGTTTCAGCGCCGCGCCTCCCGCCTGTGGGATGGGTGGTTCGCAGGGGGACTGGAGAGGCGAGGCCTGCTTGTAGCCCGGCAGGCTTCTGCTCTGCCAGGCGTCGCAGGGGGCCGGGGAATCATCCATCGCGAGATTTGCTGGCGGTTATGCGTCGTGATTCAGTTACCATTTTCAGATGGATAAGATCAGGATCGGCAGTGCAGCATACCCTTTTCTGCTGTGCActgtgctgggctgctggctaCTGTTTGCAAGTAGAGAGGTACTACAGCGATGCAACGTGTAGTCTGACACGGGCAACATGGGCGCAAATCAATACGTGCACACTCCACAAACAGTGAGAGAAACACGGTCTAGAATGTGTACGCCGCAGTGCGCCCATCCCATCAAACAGAAAGTTTTAAATCGTCGCCGGCCGGACTACGGTTGAGCGAGCCCATGTTGCTCGGCTGCGCTCGCGCACATGGCAGCGCGCGGCCCGGTGGCCAGTGCACGGCGCGCCCGCCTCCGTCGTCCGAGGCGGCAGCGAACGGCCGTCAGCCGGTCGAGAGAGCCGAGAGCCCGCGCGCCGGTCGGTTCGGGCTCACGGGGGCGCGCCGGGCGCATGGCGTGTGGCCGGCCGTGGGATGGGGGCCGCGGCCATTGGCTCCGGTCGGTGCACGCGCGAGCGCGGCGCGACCGGGACAGCTGGCTGGTGCACGTGCATGGGCCCGTGGCCTGGCCCGACAACGGGGCACCCCGGAATTATTACCCCCGCCCGACGAGGTGCGCGGGGACGACGGAATATTCTCGCGCCGTGTGTATCGTCGGGCCATATTGGACCGCTGGTGTATCAGAGGAGAGAGCGGAGCATACGGCCCAGGAATGAATAATTGCGAGCAACGGGCTGGCGGACGGACGTAATGGCGTCTAATAGCATTTACGTTACCTCGTGAGGGAAACAGAAGGAGCAATCCTACAACCCCAGCTTGCTGCAGAAGTAGAAGAGCATCATTACCAACAACGCAAGCAAAACCCAAATCCCCCGGCAAAAGAAATAAGGAGGTGTTTCACTtaaaagtttagtccgtgtcacatcaaatatttgaagactaattaggaagactaaataggaattaattataaaactaattacacaaatggagacTAAACGGCGCGACGAATCTATTagacctaattaatccattattagcaaatgattactgtagcagcacattgttaaattataaactaattaggcttaatagattcatctcgtcgtttagcctccactgtACAATGagtttttgtaaataatctatgtttaatacttctaattaatttctaaacattcaatgtgacatgacTAAAATTTAACCGGGATGCAACCACCCCCTAAAAataagagagagagaaggaattCCGCATAAACCCTCGcgtccaaaagaaaaaaaaaaacccagtcCCCTCCGCCCCCCGCGGCGGCCGAGCAAacaagccgccgccgcacgaCGGGATGGCGTCgacgccggagccggaggacgGGAGGGAGCTCTACGCGCTGCTCCACCTCTCGCCGGACGCATCCGACGAGGAAATCCGCAGGGCGTACCGCCAGTACGCGCAAATCTATCACCCCGACAAGTACCAGGACCCCCAGGTagggccgcgccgccccttcctcTGCGATTTGATTGGCTCTAGCTACTTAGCTTAGGGTTCCTGGGGCTCCCGTGCTCCATTCGGAGCTGGATTGTGGTTCGGCTCGGTGCGGGGGTTGGCATCCGGATTCTATCGGTCATGAGTTCATTGAGCTGCTTGTTTCAACGGGTTTTTAACCCAAGTGCCGTGTTGCTTTTGGATTGGGGGTTCGGTTAGCACACACTGGCAGTGCTATCATGCTATGCTTGTTTGAAGTTTTACCTGCTATACATGTTTGCGATGATAGTTAGAAACCAAAACGGAAGTTCTCTCTTCAGGAGATCAAGGGTACGCCAATTTGTGTGGGAATGTATGTGTTTTATTCATCCATGTACCTATTTGATTGCGTCTGAAGATATGCCGAAACATCAGAGTGGTGGTAGAAATAGGCAGACCAGTCATCAGTGTGGATAAGCATGCACTTTGGCACTGGTTCTTTGTCAGTTTTGTTTCTAAAATGTTGGCATGGCGAATGGAAAATCTGTATTTCGTGCCGATTAAGCTTTTTTTCAGTTGGTGGTGCATTCAGAATTTGGAAGATATTGCGAGTTGTGGGCCTCTTATGTATCTGTTCCCTGAGGAGTCCACTTAGGTTTATTGGTTAGTGGCATGGTTGCTGTTCTAGCCGGCACGGGTTATTTCATATGTTCTTTTTTAGGAAACAGCAGAAAGAAAGTCCTAAACTTATTTTCCTGTGCACATCCTTTTTGTAACGAAGATGTTGGATGTATATTTGTTTTCTGCGGAATAACCTTTGCTTTTTGATTGAAAGAATGCTAGTTAGAGAAGGAATTTATTATTAGCTGATCAAAAGGAAACTTTCAGCTTTTCTCGGATATGTTTCAATGAATATTTAAGGTGAATACTGCCATTA encodes the following:
- the LOC101784015 gene encoding monocopper oxidase-like protein SKU5 produces the protein MRRLLALVAALLALRPALATDPYAFFDWDVSYVTAAPLGVKQQVIGINGKFPGPVVNITTNWNVVVNVLNDLDEPLLITWNGIQHRKNCWQDGVLGTNCPIPSGWNWTYEFQVKDQIGSFFYFPSTGLQRAAGGFGGIVVNNRDVIAVPFGRPDGDITILIGDWYNKNHTDLRKMLDKGKDLGMPDGVLINGKGPYRYNDSLVPAGIEYETFNVHPGRTYRIRVHNVGTSTSLNFRIQGHNMLLVETEGSYTTQQNYTNLDVHVGQSYSFLVTTDQNASSDYYIVASARQVNESLWRRVTGVAVLRYSNSGGPASGPLPDPPQDRDDRTFSMNQARSVRWNLSAGAARPNPQGSFRYSAINVTQAYLLRSTAPVSIGGRRRATLNGLSYAPPETPLRLADAYGVEGVYTLDFPERPPPGAAPRIARSIINGTYRGFMELIFQNNDTRMQSYHMDGYAFFVVGMDYGEWTEDSRGTYNKGDGVARSTIQVYPGAWAAVLVSLDNVGIWNVRSENLDSWYLGQEVYVRVVNPEDTGNKTEMAIPGNALYCGQLHKYQKEQTPHHKMGVSAAAPRSSFAARRLVSAALLLAGSFVLAP